From the genome of Lotus japonicus ecotype B-129 chromosome 6, LjGifu_v1.2, one region includes:
- the LOC130723352 gene encoding CBL-interacting serine/threonine-protein kinase 12-like: MADVLTRKTTTTTSGSGKKETSNLLLGRFEIGKLLGHGTFAKVYYARNIKNGEGVAIKVIDKEKILKGGLVAHIKREISILRRVRHPNIVQLFEVMATKTKIYFVMEYVRGGELFNKVAKGRLKEEVARKYFQQLISAVGFCHARGVYHRDLKPENLLLDENGNLKVSDFGLSAVSDQIRQDGLFHTFCGTPAYVAPEVLARKGYDGAKVDLWSCGVVLFVLMAGYLPFHDQNVMAMYKKIYRGEFRCPRWFSPDLSKLLIRLLDTKPETRIAIPDIMENKWFKKGFKQIKFYVEDDRLCNVDDILGENEDDAASITSVASVASLSDYSACESDSEVEIRRRQQHGPLPRPASLNAFDIISMSPGFDLSGLFEEKGDEARFVTAAPVSKIISKLEEIAHLVRFSVRKKDCRVSLEGTREGVKGPLTIAAEIFELTPTLVVVEVKKKGGDRAEYERFCNDELKPGLENLMAEEAESETPKILSTPTEPSLLRVLSEPVHHTDIESPRYLPEEE, from the coding sequence ATGGCGGACGTGCTTACCAgaaaaaccaccaccaccacctccggCTCCGGCAAGAAGGAAACCTCAAACCTCCTCCTCGGCCGCTTCGAGATTGGCAAGCTTCTCGGCCATGGAACCTTCGCCAAAGTCTACTACGCCAGAAACATCAAAAACGGCGAAGGCGTCGCCATCAAAGTCATCGACAAGGAGAAGATTCTCAAAGGCGGTTTAGTCGCTCACATCAAACGCGAGATCTCAATCCTCCGCCGCGTCCGCCACCCTAACATCGTCCAGCTCTTCGAGGTCATGGCGACCAAAACCAAGATCTACTTCGTCATGGAGTACGTCCGCGGCGGGGAGCTTTTCAACAAGGTGGCGAAGGGGAGGTTGAAGGAGGAGGTTGCGAGGAAGTATTTCCAGCAATTGATCTCTGCTGTTGGATTCTGCCATGCTAGAGGCGTCTACCACCGCGATCTGAAGCCGGAGAATCTCTTGCTCGATGAGAACGGTAATCTCAAAGTCTCTGATTTCGGATTGAGTGCTGTTTCTGATCAGATTAGACAAGATGGGTTGTTTCACACGTTTTGTGGAACACCGGCTTATGTTGCTCCTGAGGTTCTTGCTAGGAAGGGTTACGATGGTGCTAAGGTTGATTTATGGTCTTGTGGGGTTGTCTTGTTTGTGTTGATGGCAGGGTATTTACCTTTCCATGACCAGAATGTTATGGCAATGTATAAGAAAATTTACAGGGGTGAGTTTAGGTGTCCTAGGTGGTTTTCGCCGGATTTGTCGAAGCTGTTGATTCGCCTTCTCGATACGAAACCTGAGACCAGGATTGCAATTCCTGATATTATGGAGAATAAGTGGTTCAAGAAAGGGTTCAAGCAGATTAAGTTTTATGTTGAGGATGATAGGCTTTGTaatgttgatgatattttgggTGAGAATGAGGATGATGCAGCTTCGATAACATCTGTGGCGTCGGTTGCATCGCTTTCGGATTACTCGGCTTGTGAGTCTGATTCTGAGGTAGAGATTAGGAGGAGGCAGCAGCATGGTCCGTTGCCGAGACCCGCGAGTTTGAATGCTTTTGATATTATATCAATGTCCCCCGGTTTCGACCTCTCTGGATTGTTTGAGGAGAAAGGGGACGAGGCGAGGTTTGTGACTGCTGCGCCGGTTTCGAAGATCATATCCAAATTGGAGGAGATTGCTCATCTGGTTAGGTTTTCTGTGAGGAAGAAGGATTGCAGGGTGAGCTTGGAGGGTACTAGAGAGGGTGTGAAGGGGCCATTGactattgctgctgagatatttGAATTGACACCTACTTTGGTTGTGGTGGAGGTGAAGAAGAAGGGAGGAGACAGAGCTGAGTATGAGAGGTTTTGCAACGATGAATTGAAACCTGGATTGGAGAATTTGATGGCTGAGGAAGCTGAAAGTGAAACTCCTAAAATCTTGTCTACACCTACTGAGCCTTCACTGCTGCGTGTGCTTTCTGAACCTGTGCACCATACTGATATTGAATCTCCGCGCTATCTACCTGAAGAAGAgtga